A stretch of the Aegilops tauschii subsp. strangulata cultivar AL8/78 chromosome 4, Aet v6.0, whole genome shotgun sequence genome encodes the following:
- the LOC109732800 gene encoding homeobox protein KNOX3 translates to MEEIGHHFGLGATAHGQHHSQLPWGSSPLSAVIAPPPQQQQQQQSAGYLAHSPLSLNTAPPSGSHGGGSGCSNPVLQLANGSLLEACAKAAKEPSSSSYAADVEAIKAKIISHPHYSSLLAAYLDCQKVGAPPEVLARLTAVAQDLELRQRTALGSLGTATEPELDQFMEAYHEMLVKYREELTRPLQEAMEFLRRVETQLNSLSISGRSLRNILSSGSSEEDQEGSGGETELPEIDAHGVDQELKHHLLKKYSGYLSSLKQELSKKKKKGKLPKDARQQLLSWWEMHYKWPYPSESQKVALAESTGLDLKQINNWFINQRKRHWKPSDEMQFVMMDAYHPPNAAFYMDGHFVNDSGLYRFG, encoded by the exons ATGGAGGAGATCGGCCACCACTTCGGGCTGGGAGCCACCGCCCACGGCCAGCACCACAGCCAGCTCCCATGGGGCTCTTCGCCGCTCAGCGCCGTCATCGCGCCGCCCccacagcaacagcagcagcagcagtccgCCGGCTATCTGGCGCACAGCCCTCTCTCCCTGAACACGGCGCCGCCCAGTGGAAGCCACGGCGGCGGGAGCGGCTGTAGCAACCCGGTGCTGCAGCTGGCCAACGGCAGCCTCCTGGAGGCGTGCGCCAAGGCGGCCAAGgagccgtcgtcgtcgtcctACGCCGCCGACGTCGAGGCCATCAAGGCCAAGATCATCTCCCACCCCCACTACTCCTCCCTCCTCGCCGCCTACCTCGACTGCCAGAAG GTGGGGGCGCCGCCGGAGGTGTTGGCGAGGCTGACGGCGGTGGCGCAGGACCTGGAGCTGAGACAGCGCACGGCGCTCGGCAGCCTCGGCACCGCGACGGAGCCGGAGTTGGACCAGTTCATG GAGGCGTACCATGAGATGCTGGTGAAGTACCGGGAGGAGCTGACGAGGCCGCTGCAGGAGGCCATGGAGTTCCTGAGGAGGGTGGAGACGCAACTCAACTCCCTCTCCATCTCCGGCAGATCGCTGCGCAATATCCTTTCCTCCG GCTCTTCCGAGGAAGATCAAGAAGGCAGCGGAGGGGAGACAGAGCTTCCTGAGATTGATGCCCACGGCGTGGACCAGGAGCTGAAGCACCATCTCCTGAAGAAGTACAGTGGGTACCTGAGCTCCCTGAAGCAAGAGCtgtcaaagaagaagaagaaaggaaagctCCCGAAGGATGCTCGCCAGCAGCTCCTCAGCTGGTGGGAGATGCACTACAAGTGGCCTTATCCCTCG GAGAGCCAGAAGGTGGCGCTGGCAGAGTCGACGGGCCTGGACCTGAAGCAGATCAACAACTGGTTCATCAACCAGAGGAAGCGCCACTGGAAGCCGTCGGACGAGATGCAGTTCGTGATGATGGACGCGTACCACCCACCTAACGCCGCCTTCTACATGGACGGCCACTTCGTCAACGACAGCGGGCTCTACAGGTTCGGCTAG
- the LOC109732802 gene encoding uncharacterized protein: protein MAVVVQLCVGIYVLVYHISVADEHCGLLAAFLLDEEYTFVGVDINNDEQKLKRVGLVVQNYVDIQNMWRVSDPVTIKPKYVLADYAGSIIHHSYNKMKDAITEDDHHIWAEAPLPLKNIYYACMDAYATYDVYRRLVNFQKEFESQRQHLTKPSRRSKKSGSKNELT, encoded by the coding sequence ATGGCTGTCGTGGTCCAGTTATGCGTTGGCATCTATGTCCTCGTGTACCACATAAGCGTTGCTGATGAGCACTGCGGCCTGCTTGCCGCCTTCCTGCTGGACGAGGAGTACACCTTTGTTGGGGTGGACATCAACAATGACGAGCAAAAACTCAAGCGTGTTGGTCTGGTGGTACAAAACTATGTGGATATCCAGAATATGTGGAGAGTGTCTGATCCAGTGACGATTAAGCCAAAGTATGTCTTGGCTGACTACGCTGGTTCCATCATCCACCACAGCTACAACAAGATGAAGGATGCTATCACAGAAGATGACCACCATATATGGGCAGAAGCGCCCTTGCCCTTGAAGAACATCTATTATGCTTGCATGGACGCGTATGCAACCTACGATGTATACAGGCGCTTGGTGAACTTCCAGAAGGAGTTCGAGAGTCAGCGCCAGCATCTCACCAAACCATCTAGGCGGTCAAAGAAGTCCGGAAGCAAGAATGAATTAACCTAA